Proteins found in one Takifugu flavidus isolate HTHZ2018 chromosome 7, ASM371156v2, whole genome shotgun sequence genomic segment:
- the LOC130528869 gene encoding sentrin-specific protease 3-like: MVHSSSASPMKTTPLASPHLTVPATTPPLQADSSQSPSGDISEKDQTQTPDTCHTKGLPSNSELTLACSLSPTTVDPTVVTLAKVYAAVDAAPTFVAVAKPLDTNLTPASPAVTPSPSQGPLNGRTSSRKRTPKACDCCGHNSKAHNVRAAGRGRGRGRGRGKAGSSEVFDTPKRNEHDQQNHVKCLNWPNETVREIECEGYANEKVQMTKMTILVADGTGRNEENKDYMSVGGSLMDGIEGQQDGEDVLMPSGVADWGRGEVGVTPVAKMEVKGGRRGGCGADMKNCKTNVLPQVAFVQTHGLNRDAEMDHIVSDWSSDKSAENGDTVSLSDTEPEEEAKGGAVNASGMENGLPPYLGPPLSTRDLDTEMQVDLHPDEINSPSSVSVSNGSGSAPTNVGLPETHMEVQAAQSDPHAPMTISIIDHLWALRDHGLYCLPGTWEKDLERASGPDGRQTEVEEESREHLIDLIHEFLESFYIKYGSFIPLSQADVLEYLKKNGNSDLSHRSVDLKGEIARYRAGLASAPVAGFMVMYNKHSLSLEDLGTLEEQNWINDQIINMYGELIMEKTQHKVHFFNSFFHKQLVAKGYDGVKRWTKKVDLFSKTLLLFPIHLEIHWSLITVTMETKTISYYDSQGIVFRHTTDNIMKYLLSEAKEKEQTAFQKGWKISIIKGIPHQKNDSDCGVFVLEYCRRLSMKQPLHFSQEDMPGIRKRIYKELCDYGLND; encoded by the exons ATGGttcacagcagctctgcatcCCCAATGAAAACAACACCATTAGCTTCACCTCATCTGACAGTTCCCGCGACAACACCACCTCTGCAAGCTGATTCTTCCCAATCTCCATCTGGAGATATTTCAGAAAAGGACCAAACCCAAACACCTGACACGTGTCACACTAAAGGTCTTCCTTCCAACTCAGAGCTGACCCTGGCCTGTTCTCTCAGTCCTACTACTGTTGATCCAACTGTTGTGACCTTAGCCAAAGTGTACGCTGCTGTAGATGCCGCGCCAACGTTTGTAGCCGTCGCTAAGCCTCTTGATACTAACCTGACCCCAGCATCACCCGCAGTGACACCATCCCCAAGCCAAGGCCCCCTCAATGGTCGTACATCCAGCAGAAAGAGGACTCCAAAGGCCTGTGACTGTTGTGGCCACAACAGTAAAGCACACAATGTCAGGGCTGCGGGccgggggaggggaagggggcgAGGAAGAGGCAAGGCAGGTAGCAGTGAAGTCTTCGACACTCCAAAGAGGAACGAACACGACCAACAGAATCATGTCAAATGTTTGAATTGGCCCAATGAGACAGTAAGGGAAATTGAGTGTGAAGGCTACGCAAATGAAAAGGTGCAAATGACCAAAATGACAATATTAGTAGCTGATGGAACAGGAAGGAATGAAGAGAACAAGGATTACATGTCGGTGGGCGGTTCACTGATGGATGGTATTGAAGGGCAGCAGGACGGTGAAGATGTGCTGATGCCGTCAGGGGTGGCAGattgggggaggggagaagtCGGAGTTACACCTGTAGCCAAAATGGAAGTCAAAggtggaaggagggggggttgtggagCTGATATGAAGAATTGTAAGACAAATGTCCTACCTCAAGTAGCCTTTGTGCAAACTCATGGACTAAAcagagatgcagagatggaCCACATAGTGTCTGACTGGAGCTCAGATAAATCTGCGGAGAATGGAGACACTGTAAGTTTGTCTGACACTGAACCAGAAGAGGAGGCGAAGGGAGGTGCCGTGAATGCGAGCGGAATGGAAAATGGGCTGCCCCCCTATCTGGGCCCCCCTCTTTCCACTCGGGACCTTGACACGGAGATGCAGGTGGACCTGCATCCTGATGAAATCAACTCTCcatcatctgtgtctgtgtctaaCGGCAGCGGCTCGGCACCCACCAACGTGGGCctccctgaaacacacatgGAGGTTCAAGCCGCTCAGTCGGATCCACATGCTCCTATGACAATATCCATCATAGACCACCTCTGGGCATTAAGAGACCACGGACTCTACTGTCTGCCTGGAACCTGGGAGAAGGACCTGGAACGAGCGTCGGGCCCAGATGGCAGACAGACGGAGGTTGAAGAGGAGAGCAGGGAGCATCTTATTGATCTGATTCATG AGTTTCTGGAAAGCTTCTACATCAAGTATGGAAGTTTCATTCCTCTGAGTCAGGCCGATGTCCTGGAATACCTGAAGAAGAACGGCAACTCGGACCTCAGCCACAG GAGCGTGGATCTCAAAGGGGAGATAGCTCGATACAGGGCGGGGCTGGCCTCTGCTCCTGTCGCAGGCTTCATGGTGATGTACAACAAACACAGCCTGAGCCTGGAGGACCTCGGCACCCTGGAGGAACAGAATTGGATAAACGATCAG ATTATCAACATGTATGGTGAGCTGATCATGGAGAAAACCCAACACAAG GTTCATTTTTTCAACAGTTTTTTCCACAAGCAGCTGGTTGCTAAGGGTTACGACGGTGTGAAGAGATGGACAAAAAAA GTGGACTTGTTCTCCAAGACGCTGTTACTATTTCCCATTCACTTAGAAATCCACTGGTCTCTCATTAcggtcaccatggaaaccaaaacCATCAGCTACTATGACAGCCAAGGCATTGTCTTCAGACACACTACTGAT AACATTATGAAGTATCTTTTGTCTGAAGCAAAAGAGAAGGAGCAGACGGCTTTCCAGAAAGGATGGAAGATTAGCATCATTAAG GGCATTCCTCATCAGAAGAACGACAGCGACTGCGGGGTTTTTGTTCTTGAG TACTGCCGCCGTCTCTCCATGAAGCAGCCTCTGCACTTCAGCCAGGAGGACATGCCCGGCATTCGCAAGAGAATCTATAAGGAGCTGTGTGACTATGGCCTCAATGATTGA
- the swt1 gene encoding transcriptional protein SWT1 has product MGKKSHKRRREKFSPSREEEKSKKRDTTKKYRTVKRRKDIKSDECYAPKREKKVVNEVSRCSPQTKEPVYKQRSSKEVKPSHTNVSFSVQDKHLVSSTKTVSSTKTVERESWKSFSVSSDVYQKSKSRRTCDEQSHQRTSAKVKLLSEREQRIQKIFGRARKYSRNEKNCNAKTKEPAESKSISGELLLQEKEKPFKDLSPKRLRSEAETSSVSFLSPDTTSKTKGISNPVKNASPVKSASHKAATPESLKHPVWSLEAAPLPSFKIPKKVHRDQAEITGKTSTSASTNRHHEHENDLSGSENFHRSQICSDASQRLSCDTRNEGLSSSSHLPDTPTTATNPEQDEMQVVEELHLARSKRSLEVTVTHSSGKLTCIDMDLTEDGAANTHCRQPSQQDLILVLDTNILLSHLDYIKRIRSHGLAEVTFPYILIPWVVLQELDFLKREKDLSSSVAHLAIPAISYIYNTLKNREPRLWGQSMQQAAESSQGLKAENNDDRVLQCCLQYQNLYPECALILCTNDKNLCSKALLCGVKAFSKKDLESEVKRFKHSNPPLQHLKASTIPHTSSQTSLPVFENKPLNNTEVEEKTQWDVSQEVCQLEDCLRDVLADVLEVEMKAVYADLWLEVVYRKPPWTLQDVLLCLKKHWIAVFGQLVQRKNLQLVLNLINFFHSRNSVDRSAASVALQDAKELVKAFRMRSSHVPRALSVMDSLFNKLPPQSDPPGSDVIMNDDDDEGSQPATTPVSHQEVWALFEKVWSSVIEASMNVFKALGFDPHTMQCSQPVGGPAPPQDAVLFLYKLSSTISQLLQAFSSILSSAPGSEEVQVLLTVIETNEIVKVDSRFTAKDFCDCFSQQEYREKLRVGGNQLLELKGALDHCAGTINQHTM; this is encoded by the exons ATGGGCAAAAAGTCCCACAAGAGAAGGCGAGAGAAGTTTTCACCCTCGAGGGAAGAAGAG AAATCCAAAAAGCGTGACACCACCAAAAAATACAGAACTGTCAAAAGAAGGAAAGATATTAAAAGTGATGAATG CTATGCACCTAAACGTGAAAAGAAAGTGGTCAACGAAGTCTCCCGATGCTCACCTCAAACAAAAGAGCCTGTGTACAAGCAGAGATCTTCTAAGGAAGTTAAACCTTCACATACTAACGTCTCTTTTTCTGTTCAAGACAAACACCTTGTCAGTAGCACTAAGACAGTCAGTAGCACTAAGACTGTGGAAAGGGAATCCTGGAAGTCATTCAGTGTAAGCAGTGACGTTTATCAGAAATCAAAGTCTCGACGCACTTGTGATGAACAGTCTCATCAGAGGACGTCAGCCAAAGTAAAGCTGTTAAGTGAACGTGAACAGAGGATACAGAAAATATTCGGCAGGGCGAGGAAGTATTCAAGGAATGAAAAAAATTGCAATGCAAAGACCAAGGAGCCAGCCGAGAGCAAATCCATCTCCGGGGAGCTATTActgcaagaaaaggaaaagcctTTCAAGGATTTGTCCCCAAAAAGGCTACGCAGTGAAGCAGAAACATCCTCGGTGTCTTTTTTATCCCCAGACACAACCTCCAAGACCAAAGGCATTTCAAACCCAGTGAAAAATGCTTCCCCTGTCAAATCAGCATCACATAAGGCAGCTACGCCAGAATCTCTTAAGCATCCAGTTTGGTCACTGGAAGCCGCCCCTCTTCCCAGTTTTAAGATCCCCAAAAAGGTTCATCGGGATCAAGCAGAAATCACAGGGAAGACCTCCACATCTGCATCTACAAACAGACACCACGAACATGAAAATGACCTTTCTGGGTCTGAGAATTTCCACCGGTCTCAAATTTGCAGCGATGCTAGCCAGCGTCTCTCATGTGACACCAGAAATGAGGGACTATCttcttcctcccacctcccagACACCCCCACCACAGCCACTAACCCTGAGCAAGACGAG ATGCAAGTGGTGGAGGAGCTTCATCTGGCCCGCTCCAAGAGAAGTTTGGAAGTGACTGTGACTCACAGCTCTGGGAAGCTCACCTGCATAGACATGGACCTCACAGAAGATggagctgcaaacacacact GCAGACAACCTTCTCAGCAAGATCTGATCTTGGTTTTAGACACCAACATTCTGCTGAGCCACTTGGATTATATTAAACGCATCAGATCTCACGGCCTTGCAG AGGTCACGTTCCCTTATATCCTGATTCCCTGGGTTGTTCTTCAGGAGTTGGATTTccttaaaagagaaaaagaccTGTCTAGCTCCGTGGCTCACCTGGCCATTCCTGCCATCTCCTACATATACAACACGCTGAAGAACCGGGAGCCTCGGCTGTGGGGTCAGTCCATGCAGCAAGCTGCTGAGAGCAGTC AGGGTCTGAAAGCTGAGAATAATGACGACAGAGTGCTGCAGTGCTGCCTGCAGTACCAGAATCTGTACCCAGAGTGTGCTCTCATCTTGTGCAC TAATGATAAGAACCTATGCAGCAAGGCTCTTCTATGTGGGGTCAAGGCCTTTAGCAAGAAGGATTTGGAGTCAGAGGTTAAGAGGTTCAAACACAGTAATCCACCTCTGCAGCATTTAAAGGCCTCTACCATACCTCACACCAGCAGTCAAACCTCGTTACCAGTATTTG aaaacaaaccGCTCAACAACACAGAGGTTGAAGAGAAGACACAATGGGACGTCAGCCAGGAAGTGTGTCAATTAGAAGACTGCCTGCGAGACGTGCTGGCGGATGTGTTAGAGGTGGAAATGAAGGCTGTTTATGCTGATCTGTGGCTTGAG GTGGTTTATAGAAAACCCCCCTGGACTCTTCAAGATGTCCTGCTGTGTCTGAAAAAGCACTGGATCGCGGTCTTTGGGCAGCTTGTCCAACGGaaaaacctgcagctggttttaAATCTCATCAACTTCTTCCACTCAC GGAACTCGGTGGATCGCAGCGCAGCCTCAGTCGCCCTCCAAGACGCCAAAGAGCTTGTGAAAGCGTTTCGGATGAGGTCAAGTCACGTCCCCCGTGCCCTCTCCGTGATGGACAGTCTTTTCAATAAGCTGCCACCACAG AGCGACCCTCCTGGTTCTGACGTCATCATgaacgatgacgatgatgaaggcAGTCAGCCCGCCACTACTCCGGTCTCACACCAGGAAGTTTGGGCTCTGTTTGAGAAGGTTTGGTCCAGCGTGATTGAAGCAAG CATGAACGTATTCAAGGCGTTGGGATTTGACCCCCACACCATGCAATGTTCTCAGCCCGTGGGGGGTCCTGCGCCGCCACAGGACGCGGTGCTGTTTTTGTACAAGCTGTCCTCCACGATCTCACAGCTGCTTCAAGCCTTCAGCAG CATCTTGTCCTCGGCTCCCGGCTCGGAGGAggttcaggtgctgctcactgTCATTGAAACTAACGAG ATCGTTAAAGTGGATTCCAGATTTACTGCTAAAGACTTCTGCGACTGTTTCTCACAACAAGAGTATCG
- the anos1b gene encoding anosmin-1b, translating into MRACRAGVVLLCAALAVSLARRSSPEQEDVQEKIHSARCTSRCLTLHMTQLTAAFRHLQSDQVLDWCDSHRRCAQCLQPCKELWETKRILSPKSCEKQTECVTSREFLTSLRSSRQGDCPPPQRATGFAAACVESCSSDQHCPSPRKCCSNGCGHTCQPPANLYKGVPLKPRRDMNFEEDPEGHLKVTWVSKFNISMEPVVYILQSRWNIGIHPSEDHASPWTTVAMTLSEDAVLSELRPQRWYQFRVAAINSHGSRGFTTPSKHYMSSKDPSPPEPPVNVRVSNQTLEWTGSQPGTQLVERSRGSGVTVAVLLTWEPPREGDLPVRNYRVTWMDRNTHTTHKHTHTLHAHTHSNMHTLPTHSRPVDQGKRESNARVTQGAQCELWLHGLLPAASYLLSVQTVAYWGQKRLKSPKLQIVFTTITQRGEDFSNELPSSSSASSPPSTPSLSSSSSSSSDLPHSSLLPHPESPLNPVTPGNLRLEVAAPHYHDNQLQVKVFWKLPNHGKQRHPGPYVLRWRPHTCSTNVSSTEKTTTVQGTHHTITGLLFACKYRVSVAMRADLRSEAVAWVTTPACTSVRVRGGKGLPCSTEERLPSSRKGLLRPERLTADFEQINGTLLMTVRWRMSQQQLEPSAVDGFQFTWTLQSGVTATKEGLEDTLISQTQTVAASQRSVSVLGLQADSVYQLQLQVLTAGGSNGAAVSKTIHTPEVNATL; encoded by the exons ATGCGTGCGTGTCGGGccggtgtggtgctgctgtgcgcGGCGTTGGCGGTGTCTCTCGCCCGCAGGAGCTCACCGGAGCAGGAGGATGTTCAGGAGAAGATCCACAGCGCCAGATGCACGTCCAGGTGTCTGACTCTGCACATGACTCAGCTCACCGCCGCCTTCAGACACCTCCAG aGCGACCAAGTTCTGGATTGGTGCGACAGCCACAGACGCTGTGCTCAG TGCCTTCAGCCATGCAAGGAACTTTGGGAAACCAAGAGGATACTGTCTCCAAAGTCCTGTGAG AAGCAGACAGAGTGTGTGACGAGCAGGGAGTTTCTGACCTCTCTCAGGTCATCCCGCCAGGGAGACTGCCCTCCTCCTCAGAGAGCCACCGGCtttgctgcagcctgtgtggaGAGCTGCTCTTCCGACCAGCACTGTCCCTCCCCCAGGAAATGCTGCTCGAATGGCTGTGGCCACACTTGCCAACCTCCAGCCAACCTATATAAAG GGGTTCCTTTAAAGCCTCGCAGAGACATGAACTTTGAGGAGGATCCAGAGGGTCACTTGAAGGTGACGTGGGTGTCCAAGTTTAACATCAGCATGGAGCCGGTGGTTTACATACTCCAGTCTCGCTGGAATATTGGGATTCACCCCAGTGAGGACCACGCATCTCCATGGaccactgttgccatg ACCCTTTCCGAGGATGCGGTTCTGTCGGAGCTGAGACCTCAGCGCTGGTACCAGTTCAGGGTAGCAGCCATCAACAGCCATGGCAGCAGAGGCTTCACCACACCCAGCAAGCACTACATGTCCAGCAAAG ACCcttctcctccagagcctccagtTAATGTCAGAGTGAGCAACCAGACTCTAGAATGGACAGGTTCTCAACCAGGGACCCAACTTGTGGAGAG GTCGAGAGGAAGTGGAGTCACAGTGGCGGTCTTATTAACTTGGGAACCCCCCAGAGAGGGAGACCTGCCGGTCCGCAACTACAGAGTCACCTGGATGGATcgaaatacacacacaacacacaagcacacgcacacgctgcacgcacacacacacagtaacatGCACACGCTTCCTACCCACTCACGGCCAGTGGACCAGGGTAAAAGGGAGAGTAACGCCAGAGTGACTCAGGGG GCGCAgtgcgagctgtggctgcacgGCCTGCTGCCTGCGGCCTCCTACCTCCTGTCAGTCCAGACGGTGGCCTACTGGGGTCAGAAGAGGCTGAAAAGCCCTAAACTTCAAATCGTCTTCACCACAATAACCCAGAGAG GTGAAGATTTCTCCAACGAGctcccttcttcctcatcaGCTTCGTCTCCTCCGTccactccatctctctcctcctcctcttcctcttcctctgacctgccCCACTCCTCCCTTCTGCCTCACCCTGAATCCCCCCTTAACCCTGTCACCCCTGGCAACCTGCGCCTAGAGGTCGCTGCCCCtcattaccatgacaaccagctgcaggtcaaGGTGTTCTGGAAACTGCCGAACCACG GCAAGCAGAGACACCCTGGCCCGTATGTTCTACGATGGCGTCCACATACCTGCAGCACGAATGTTTCCAGCACGGAAAAGACGACAACAGTCCAG GGGACACATCACACTATCACAGGACTGTTGTTTGCCTGTAAGTACCGAGTTTCCGTGGCAATGAGGGCTGACCTCAGGTCGGAAGCAGTTGCCTGGGTTACGACCCCAGCATGCACCTCTGTCAGGGTCAGAGGAGGCAAAGGTTTACCCTGCAGCACTGAgg AGCGCCTCCCGTCCAGCAGGAAGGGTTTACTGCGGCCCGAACGTTTGACCGCGGACTTTGAGCAGATTAACGGCACCCTGCTCATGACTGTCAGATGGAGGatgtcccagcagcagctggaaccaTCAGCGGTGGATGGTTTCCAGTTCACATGGACATTGCAGTCAGGTGTTACAGCAACTAAGGAGGGTCTGGAAGACACGCTCATCTCTCAGACGCAGACAGTCGCAGCG TCTCAAAGGTCAGTGTCAGTTCTCGGTCTTCAGGCTGACAGCGTttaccagctgcagctccaagtgctaacagcagggggcagcaatGGCGCCGCTGTCTCCAAGACCATTCATACCCCAGAGGTCAACGCCACTCTTTGA